A single window of Microbispora hainanensis DNA harbors:
- a CDS encoding ABC transporter permease — protein MVAPAAIVLLLFTYIPLLGSVIAFMDYVPFLGFTGSDWVGWDNFTALFSDPSFWTAVWNTVQITFLQLALFFPVPILLAVLLNTVALPAAKRFVQSVIYLPHFLSWVIIVALFQQVLGGAGVINRFLITHGLSPFDVMSNPDTFKLLLTTQSIWKDAGWGTIIFLAAIAAIDPALYESAAMDGAGAWRRFWHVTLPGMRPIIVLMLILRLGDALTVGFEQILLQRDAVGPGAAEVLDTFVYYNGVVDGSWGTATAAGLLKGVVSLFLVLAANKIAHRFGEEGVYKR, from the coding sequence ATGGTCGCGCCCGCCGCGATCGTGCTCCTGCTGTTCACGTACATCCCGCTTCTGGGAAGCGTGATCGCATTCATGGACTATGTCCCGTTTCTCGGGTTCACCGGATCAGACTGGGTGGGCTGGGACAACTTCACGGCGCTGTTCTCCGACCCGTCGTTCTGGACCGCCGTGTGGAACACCGTGCAGATCACGTTCCTGCAGCTGGCGCTTTTCTTTCCGGTCCCCATCCTGCTGGCGGTGCTCCTGAACACCGTGGCGCTGCCGGCGGCGAAGAGGTTCGTCCAGTCGGTGATCTACCTGCCCCACTTCCTCTCCTGGGTGATCATCGTCGCGCTGTTCCAGCAGGTCCTCGGGGGCGCGGGGGTGATCAACCGGTTCCTCATAACGCACGGCCTCTCGCCGTTCGACGTGATGTCGAACCCCGACACGTTCAAGCTGCTGCTGACCACCCAGTCCATCTGGAAGGACGCCGGCTGGGGGACGATCATCTTCCTCGCCGCCATCGCGGCCATCGACCCCGCTCTCTACGAGTCCGCGGCGATGGACGGCGCCGGCGCCTGGCGCAGGTTCTGGCACGTCACGCTGCCGGGGATGCGGCCGATCATCGTGCTGATGCTCATCCTGCGGCTGGGTGACGCCCTGACGGTCGGGTTCGAGCAGATCCTGCTGCAACGCGACGCGGTCGGCCCGGGAGCGGCCGAGGTGCTCGACACCTTCGTCTACTACAACGGCGTCGTCGACGGGAGCTGGGGCACCGCGACCGCGGCAGGCCTCCTCAAGGGCGTCGTCAGTCTCTTTCTCGTCCTCGCGGCGAACAAGATCGCCCATCGGTTCGGTGAGGAAGGTGTGTACAAGCGATGA
- a CDS encoding NAD-dependent epimerase/dehydratase family protein: MSAQRVLFLGGTGVLSAACAREAVAAGLDLTAVTRGRTTSRPLPDGVRAVEADVRDDASMRAALGDETFDVVVNFIGYTLEDVRADVARFAGRTGQYVFISTGSVYARPAPALPIVESSARRNNGFDYPAQKLRCEEALEQAYRYEDFPVTIVRAAHVYDQTALPLLAGWTAIERWRAGKAVVVHGDGTSLWNLMHARDFARGLIGLVGNRHAVGDSVHITSDEILTWDEIHLCLAAAAGAVPRIVHRSSEDIGREIAWMGPVLQEDFRHSVIYDNSKIKRLVPGFLPKVPFARGAREIVAWFDEEPSRRRANPELDAAFDRLVGDRHG; this comes from the coding sequence ATGAGCGCGCAGCGGGTGCTCTTCCTCGGGGGAACGGGCGTGCTCAGTGCCGCCTGCGCCCGTGAGGCCGTCGCGGCGGGTCTCGACCTGACCGCCGTGACCAGGGGCCGCACGACGTCGCGGCCCCTGCCCGACGGCGTACGCGCCGTCGAGGCCGACGTGCGGGACGACGCGTCGATGCGCGCGGCGCTCGGGGACGAGACGTTCGACGTGGTCGTGAACTTCATCGGCTACACGCTCGAGGACGTCCGGGCCGACGTGGCCAGGTTCGCCGGCCGCACCGGGCAGTACGTCTTCATCTCGACCGGATCGGTGTACGCCCGTCCGGCCCCGGCGCTGCCGATCGTGGAGTCCTCCGCGCGGCGCAACAACGGTTTCGACTATCCGGCGCAGAAACTCCGCTGCGAGGAGGCGCTCGAACAGGCGTACCGCTACGAGGACTTCCCGGTCACGATCGTGCGCGCGGCACACGTCTACGACCAGACGGCGCTGCCGCTGCTCGCGGGCTGGACCGCCATCGAGCGGTGGCGCGCGGGCAAGGCGGTGGTCGTCCACGGCGACGGGACCTCGCTGTGGAACCTGATGCACGCGCGCGACTTCGCCCGGGGCCTGATCGGCCTCGTCGGCAACCGTCACGCGGTGGGCGACAGCGTGCACATCACCTCGGACGAGATTCTCACCTGGGACGAGATCCATCTGTGCCTCGCCGCGGCCGCGGGAGCCGTGCCCCGGATCGTGCACCGGTCGAGCGAGGACATCGGCCGGGAAATCGCCTGGATGGGGCCGGTTCTGCAGGAGGATTTCCGGCACTCGGTCATTTACGACAACTCTAAAATCAAGCGGCTGGTGCCCGGTTTTTTGCCGAAAGTTCCATTTGCGCGGGGAGCGCGCGAGATCGTCGCCTGGTTCGACGAGGAGCCGTCGCGACGCCGGGCGAACCCGGAGCTGGACGCGGCATTCGATCGCCTGGTCGGCGATCGCCATGGGTGA
- a CDS encoding extracellular solute-binding protein, which translates to MGIRNRSGFSASNEGVSRRSLLRGAGLAAALVPMSGVLAACGSGSEAGGGGAASSGAAKAVPLPTYVPPVKPKPLLEGNAQGVMDVYASFPMDGPRTVNGQVGDGSDFNVLIMTYGQPSPPVSESPYWQLLNKELNLNVKPLQVPFDSFQTKFPALVAGDDLPEFVSVPMYMNVSRLPQLAEAQFTDLSEFLSGDAVKKYPNLAGIQNYAWLNGYLNGRIYGVPKSDPIFTSQIYTKTDVIEAAGANPNPTNLQEFKDLAKAVTNPKAGVYAFGSNIADFMMMMFGVPNKWTKRSDGTFVSAYEHEAFIPAMAELADLYKSGCFHPDTPTLMNNKTQRDSMFRGGKLAMLWDGNRAVGIVADDKDVVFDIMVPFGKDGGKGVHWTGGGAYAMTMIKKTTDKNRIDMFLRVLDYIAAPFGSRESFIMSYGVEGVDYTVKDGVAVLTTRGQREQDLGLAYIVGGPQVLCDPQGAPGVDKLNYEWQQKAVPMLLDNPAQHLYSETFNTKGSSLEQQMQDAITAVFLGREPASSLTSAVQKWKVAGGDRMAKEYAEAATLAG; encoded by the coding sequence ATGGGGATCAGAAATCGATCCGGATTCTCGGCCTCGAACGAGGGCGTCAGCCGCAGGAGCCTGCTGAGGGGCGCCGGTCTGGCCGCCGCGCTCGTCCCGATGAGCGGCGTGCTCGCGGCCTGCGGTTCCGGCTCGGAGGCCGGTGGCGGCGGCGCCGCCTCGTCCGGCGCGGCCAAGGCGGTGCCGCTGCCGACGTACGTGCCGCCGGTCAAGCCGAAGCCCCTGCTCGAGGGCAACGCGCAGGGCGTCATGGACGTCTACGCGTCCTTCCCCATGGACGGGCCGCGTACGGTCAACGGGCAGGTCGGCGACGGCAGCGACTTCAACGTGCTGATCATGACGTACGGCCAGCCGTCGCCGCCGGTGAGCGAGAGCCCCTACTGGCAGCTCCTCAACAAGGAGCTGAACCTCAACGTCAAGCCCCTCCAGGTGCCGTTCGACAGCTTCCAGACGAAGTTCCCCGCCCTGGTCGCCGGTGACGATCTGCCCGAGTTCGTCTCCGTCCCGATGTACATGAACGTCTCCCGCCTGCCGCAGCTCGCCGAGGCGCAGTTCACCGACCTGAGCGAGTTCCTCTCGGGAGACGCGGTGAAGAAGTATCCGAACCTCGCCGGCATCCAGAACTACGCCTGGCTCAACGGCTACCTCAACGGCCGCATCTACGGCGTGCCCAAGTCGGACCCCATCTTCACCTCGCAGATCTACACGAAGACCGACGTCATCGAGGCCGCGGGCGCCAACCCGAATCCGACGAACCTCCAGGAGTTCAAGGACCTCGCCAAGGCCGTCACCAACCCCAAGGCGGGCGTCTACGCGTTCGGCAGCAACATCGCCGACTTCATGATGATGATGTTCGGAGTCCCGAACAAGTGGACCAAGCGCAGCGACGGCACCTTCGTCTCGGCCTACGAGCACGAGGCGTTCATCCCGGCCATGGCGGAGCTCGCCGACCTCTACAAGAGCGGCTGCTTCCACCCCGACACCCCGACGCTGATGAACAACAAGACCCAGCGCGACTCGATGTTCCGGGGCGGCAAGCTGGCGATGCTCTGGGACGGCAACCGCGCGGTCGGCATCGTGGCCGACGACAAGGACGTGGTCTTCGACATCATGGTGCCCTTCGGCAAGGACGGCGGTAAGGGCGTCCACTGGACCGGCGGCGGCGCGTACGCCATGACGATGATCAAGAAGACCACCGACAAGAACCGGATCGACATGTTCCTCCGGGTCCTCGACTACATCGCCGCGCCGTTCGGCTCCCGCGAGTCGTTCATCATGAGCTACGGGGTCGAGGGCGTCGACTACACGGTCAAGGACGGCGTCGCCGTGCTCACGACCCGCGGACAGCGCGAGCAGGACCTCGGTCTGGCCTACATCGTGGGCGGCCCGCAGGTGCTGTGCGACCCGCAGGGCGCTCCCGGCGTGGACAAGCTGAACTACGAGTGGCAGCAGAAGGCCGTGCCGATGCTCCTCGACAACCCCGCGCAGCACCTCTACTCCGAGACCTTCAACACCAAGGGCTCGTCGCTGGAGCAGCAGATGCAGGACGCGATCACCGCGGTGTTCCTCGGCCGGGAGCCCGCCTCCAGCCTGACGTCGGCGGTGCAGAAGTGGAAGGTCGCCGGCGGCGACCGCATGGCCAAGGAGTACGCCGAGGCGGCCACGCTGGCCGGCTAG
- a CDS encoding ThuA domain-containing protein, whose product MKLRRSPSAMVIVDGTDIHHDLIGAALALQEIVTEAGLPTARAVGMERFADLTPATAEADVYVVYRSSIVFHPREQQALSDLVAAGKGLVVLHASNLFGFGEGGLEADRVAFELVGSRYLSHGTSGSEGRFDVRLCGDHPVTRHMEDFGIDDEFYVLEYGPDVRVLAERVTDDGTEPVLYVRDHGEGRVCYSALGHDARAWGNPGFRQLVRQATLWAAGVRDDEILTWSTRWPLGNGKIIGGAA is encoded by the coding sequence ATGAAGTTGAGACGCTCGCCGTCCGCGATGGTGATCGTCGACGGTACGGACATCCACCACGACCTGATCGGCGCCGCGCTGGCGCTCCAGGAGATCGTCACCGAGGCGGGGCTCCCCACCGCCAGGGCCGTGGGGATGGAGCGCTTCGCCGACCTCACCCCGGCCACGGCGGAGGCCGACGTCTACGTCGTCTACCGTTCGTCGATCGTCTTCCACCCCCGGGAGCAGCAGGCGCTGTCCGACCTGGTCGCCGCGGGCAAGGGACTGGTCGTCCTGCACGCGAGCAACCTGTTCGGGTTCGGCGAGGGCGGCCTGGAGGCCGACCGCGTCGCGTTCGAGCTGGTCGGCTCCCGCTACCTCTCCCACGGGACCTCGGGATCGGAGGGACGGTTCGACGTCCGGCTGTGCGGCGACCACCCGGTCACCCGCCACATGGAGGACTTCGGCATCGACGACGAGTTCTACGTCCTGGAATACGGCCCCGACGTCCGGGTGCTCGCCGAGCGGGTGACCGACGACGGCACCGAGCCCGTCCTCTACGTGCGCGACCACGGCGAAGGCCGGGTCTGCTACTCCGCGCTCGGACACGACGCGCGGGCCTGGGGCAACCCCGGCTTCCGGCAGCTCGTCCGCCAGGCGACGCTCTGGGCGGCGGGCGTCCGGGACGACGAGATCCTGACCTGGTCGACCCGCTGGCCCCTCGGCAACGGCAAGATCATCGGAGGTGCGGCGTGA
- a CDS encoding sugar phosphate isomerase/epimerase family protein, giving the protein MSGSRTDGRAAPIAAQLWSLHEEASRDLLGVLERVAALGFLAVEPISLYGHKPSVVRDVADGLGLEFCSAHAPFPAGDAAEAILDEHQELGVETLVWSMEPEEFATRDGVLRGVERVNEAAANAARRGMRIAYHNHFAEFENVFGAERAYDLLLRELDPAVAVELDVYWVRTAGLDPAPVAASLGDRVEFVHLKDGPARGMDDYMVPFGEGVVDVESVVRANPAIRWHIVEADRSREDMYGLLRRCYEFLVGRGLAVGRKPVERVIDGEVGPR; this is encoded by the coding sequence GTGAGCGGATCACGTACGGACGGCCGCGCCGCGCCGATCGCCGCGCAGCTGTGGTCCCTGCACGAGGAGGCCTCCCGCGACCTGCTCGGCGTGCTCGAACGGGTGGCGGCGCTCGGCTTCCTCGCGGTCGAGCCGATCAGCCTGTACGGCCACAAGCCGTCCGTCGTACGGGACGTGGCCGACGGCCTCGGGCTGGAGTTCTGCAGTGCCCACGCGCCCTTCCCCGCGGGCGACGCGGCCGAGGCGATCCTCGACGAGCACCAGGAGCTCGGCGTCGAGACGCTCGTCTGGAGCATGGAGCCCGAGGAGTTCGCCACGCGCGACGGCGTGCTGCGGGGCGTCGAGCGCGTCAACGAGGCGGCGGCGAACGCGGCCAGGCGGGGCATGCGCATCGCCTACCACAACCACTTCGCCGAGTTCGAGAACGTCTTCGGCGCAGAGCGCGCCTACGACCTCCTGCTGCGCGAGCTGGATCCGGCGGTCGCCGTCGAGCTGGACGTCTACTGGGTCCGTACGGCAGGGCTCGACCCGGCCCCCGTCGCGGCCTCGCTCGGCGACCGCGTGGAGTTCGTCCACCTCAAGGACGGACCGGCCCGCGGGATGGACGACTACATGGTCCCGTTCGGCGAGGGCGTGGTCGACGTGGAGAGCGTGGTCCGCGCCAACCCGGCGATCCGCTGGCACATCGTCGAGGCGGACCGGTCCCGCGAGGACATGTACGGCCTGCTGCGCCGATGCTACGAGTTCCTCGTCGGCCGCGGCCTGGCGGTGGGCCGCAAGCCGGTGGAACGCGTGATCGATGGGGAGGTGGGGCCGCGATGA
- a CDS encoding beta-N-acetylhexosaminidase — MDPYSALLPRPRQALSRPGKCLLNAGVAVKVAGSPATEALVRRFVSGLPLPAPGPEGDPANTTQTTWVSVTETDDAPGAYRLEVTESGVDIRAGGFEGAAGALTTLRQLMPVQAWRREWAGDAGGWAVPCGTVADHPAYEWRGAMLDVARHFFPKQTVLRYVDLLAAHRFNRLHLHLSDDQGWRVESRRHPRLHEVGSWRPLTRLGPDGVADGTPHGGYYTLDDLAEISAYARARGITIVPEIDVPGHTSALRAAYPELGRPGQEQAVLDTVWAGGSSISPTRPVVAFLQDVLEEILDVVDTPYVHLGGDECDMRWWADDPAIAAEMAEHGYTDVKQMHGHFLRALGGFLATRGVRMVVWDEGFVTGGVLPDTIVMAWRGHEVAGRAAASQDVVRTPLFPTYFNFDQSDLPEEPRSEGGPITLRDVADFEPAPSEWPEELRGRVLGGQFQIWTEWVPSERRLDYLAFPRACALAEVLWNGQVDDFADFERRLAVHLERLDAMGVGYRPLAGPHPWQTGGTGVWRRSGPGRIEETKKWVESVSREP, encoded by the coding sequence TTGGACCCCTATTCCGCGCTTCTTCCCCGACCCCGGCAAGCCCTTTCACGCCCGGGAAAATGCCTGCTCAACGCGGGTGTGGCAGTCAAGGTCGCGGGGTCGCCCGCGACCGAGGCGCTGGTGAGGAGGTTCGTCTCGGGACTGCCGCTGCCCGCCCCCGGGCCCGAGGGCGATCCAGCTAATACCACTCAGACCACTTGGGTTTCCGTGACCGAGACCGACGACGCCCCGGGCGCGTACCGGCTGGAGGTCACCGAGTCGGGCGTGGACATCCGCGCCGGCGGCTTCGAGGGCGCCGCCGGCGCGCTGACGACGCTCCGGCAGCTCATGCCCGTCCAGGCGTGGCGGCGCGAGTGGGCGGGCGACGCCGGCGGCTGGGCCGTGCCGTGCGGCACGGTGGCGGACCACCCGGCGTACGAGTGGCGCGGGGCCATGCTCGACGTGGCCCGCCACTTCTTCCCCAAGCAGACCGTGCTGCGCTACGTCGACCTGCTCGCGGCGCACCGCTTCAACCGCCTGCACCTGCACCTGTCGGACGACCAGGGATGGCGTGTGGAGAGCCGCCGCCACCCGCGCCTGCACGAGGTGGGGAGCTGGCGTCCGCTGACCCGGCTCGGCCCCGACGGCGTCGCGGACGGCACCCCGCACGGCGGCTACTACACGCTCGACGACCTCGCCGAGATCTCGGCGTACGCACGCGCCCGGGGGATCACGATCGTCCCGGAGATCGACGTGCCGGGGCACACCTCCGCGCTGCGCGCGGCCTATCCGGAGCTGGGCCGTCCCGGCCAGGAGCAGGCCGTGCTCGACACCGTCTGGGCGGGCGGCTCGTCCATCAGCCCCACCCGCCCGGTCGTCGCGTTCCTCCAGGACGTCCTGGAGGAGATCCTCGACGTGGTCGACACGCCGTACGTGCACCTCGGCGGGGACGAGTGCGACATGAGGTGGTGGGCGGACGACCCCGCGATCGCCGCGGAGATGGCCGAGCACGGATACACCGACGTGAAGCAGATGCACGGCCACTTCCTCCGCGCCCTCGGCGGGTTCCTCGCCACCCGCGGCGTACGCATGGTCGTGTGGGACGAGGGCTTCGTGACCGGGGGCGTGCTGCCGGACACCATCGTCATGGCGTGGCGCGGGCACGAGGTGGCGGGCCGGGCCGCGGCGTCGCAGGACGTCGTCCGTACGCCGCTGTTCCCCACGTATTTCAACTTCGACCAGTCGGACCTGCCCGAGGAGCCCCGCTCGGAGGGCGGCCCGATCACGCTCCGCGACGTCGCGGACTTCGAGCCCGCTCCCTCCGAGTGGCCGGAGGAGCTGCGCGGGCGGGTTCTCGGCGGCCAGTTCCAGATCTGGACCGAGTGGGTGCCCAGCGAGCGGCGCCTCGACTACCTGGCCTTCCCGCGCGCGTGCGCCCTCGCCGAGGTGCTGTGGAACGGGCAGGTCGACGACTTCGCGGACTTCGAGCGGCGGCTCGCCGTCCACCTCGAACGGCTCGACGCGATGGGCGTCGGCTATCGCCCGCTCGCGGGGCCGCACCCCTGGCAGACCGGCGGCACGGGGGTCTGGCGGCGCTCCGGGCCCGGGCGGATCGAGGAGACCAAGAAGTGGGTGGAGTCCGTCTCCCGCGAGCCCTGA
- a CDS encoding carbohydrate ABC transporter permease — MSHPGRPVWLGKPKPVALALKALALVLISAVVIFPFLVVVSTSLATKQEIDANGGYVVWPTQISFDAYYQIFNGTQVARSIVISVCVTAVGTAFSLFCTVLAAYGLSRRGSLFQRGLLSFVLLTLLFGPGMIPVYLMVKQLGMLNTYWSLIIPGAVSAFNIVIVRGFIQGIPKELFDAARMDGAGEWRILWSVVLPLSKAVIAVVGLFLAVGYWNNYFSPLLYLNDTQMWPLQLVMRTFVLQNNVTSNAAAIPGYVAPPAQSVQMALVAIATVPILLVYPFLTKHMSKGMLTGAIKG, encoded by the coding sequence ATGAGCCACCCCGGCCGGCCCGTCTGGCTCGGCAAACCGAAGCCCGTCGCCCTCGCGCTCAAGGCGCTGGCCCTCGTGCTGATCAGCGCGGTCGTGATCTTCCCGTTCCTCGTCGTCGTCTCGACGAGCCTGGCGACCAAGCAGGAGATCGACGCGAACGGCGGCTACGTCGTGTGGCCCACGCAGATCTCGTTCGACGCCTACTACCAGATCTTCAACGGCACCCAGGTCGCCAGGTCGATCGTCATCAGCGTCTGCGTGACCGCCGTGGGCACCGCGTTCAGCCTCTTCTGCACGGTGCTCGCGGCGTACGGCCTGAGCCGGAGGGGCTCGCTCTTCCAGCGGGGCCTGCTGTCGTTCGTGCTGCTCACCCTGCTCTTCGGCCCGGGGATGATTCCGGTCTATCTCATGGTGAAGCAGCTCGGCATGCTCAACACCTACTGGTCGCTGATCATCCCCGGTGCGGTGAGCGCCTTCAATATCGTCATCGTCCGGGGCTTCATCCAAGGAATTCCGAAGGAGCTCTTCGACGCCGCGCGAATGGACGGCGCGGGTGAATGGCGGATCCTGTGGTCCGTCGTGCTGCCCCTGTCGAAAGCCGTCATCGCCGTCGTCGGCCTTTTCCTCGCCGTCGGCTACTGGAACAACTATTTCAGCCCGCTGCTCTATCTGAACGACACCCAGATGTGGCCGCTCCAGCTCGTGATGCGGACATTCGTGCTGCAGAACAACGTCACCTCGAACGCGGCCGCCATTCCCGGATATGTGGCACCACCCGCCCAGTCCGTCCAGATGGCCCTCGTGGCGATCGCCACGGTGCCGATCCTGCTGGTCTATCCCTTCCTGACGAAGCACATGTCGAAGGGAATGCTCACCGGGGCCATCAAGGGATAA
- a CDS encoding GH1 family beta-glucosidase, whose amino-acid sequence MTQNANFLWGTATSSYQIEGAVSEDGRTPSIWDTFCATPGTVADGDTGAVACDHYHRMPEDVALMAELGMDVYRFSLAWPRVQPDGTGPGNPAGIAFYDRLVDELLDKGIRPWVTLYHWDLPQALEDAGGWPSRDTAYRFADYAAIAYDALGDRVDQWTTLNEPWCSAYLGYITGRHAPGRQDARAGMAALHHLLLGHGLAARVIREKAAASGRSDRLEVGITLNLGPKVPASDSPADVAAARWADGWDNRLYLDPLIRGEYPADIADKLAELGCPLPVRDGDLAVISEPLDVLGVNYYSSHMIQAGPVGQNGWPSPVVVRRDVPRTAMDWEVTPAALTDLLLRLEREYHGPAWYITENGAAYADVADENGYVDDVERAEYLRTHIDAVLEARAQGADVRGYFAWSLLDNFEWSYGYDRRFGIVRVDYDTQKRTPKRSARYYAERVAAEKEKAAKEKAEKGRA is encoded by the coding sequence ATGACGCAGAATGCGAACTTCCTGTGGGGCACGGCCACCTCGTCGTACCAGATCGAGGGCGCGGTGAGCGAGGACGGGCGCACCCCGTCCATCTGGGACACCTTCTGCGCGACCCCCGGCACGGTGGCGGACGGCGACACCGGCGCCGTCGCGTGCGACCACTACCACCGCATGCCCGAGGACGTGGCGCTCATGGCCGAGCTCGGGATGGACGTCTATCGCTTCTCGCTCGCCTGGCCCCGCGTGCAGCCGGACGGCACCGGCCCGGGCAACCCCGCGGGCATCGCCTTCTACGACCGTCTCGTCGACGAGCTGCTCGACAAGGGCATCCGCCCGTGGGTGACGCTCTACCACTGGGATCTTCCCCAGGCGCTGGAGGACGCGGGAGGCTGGCCGAGCCGCGACACCGCGTATCGCTTCGCCGACTACGCGGCCATCGCGTACGACGCGCTGGGCGACCGGGTGGACCAGTGGACGACCCTGAACGAGCCGTGGTGCTCGGCCTACCTCGGCTACATCACCGGCCGGCACGCCCCGGGCCGCCAGGACGCCCGCGCGGGCATGGCCGCCCTCCACCACCTGCTGCTGGGGCACGGGCTGGCGGCGCGGGTGATCCGCGAGAAGGCGGCGGCGAGCGGCCGCTCCGACCGGCTCGAAGTGGGCATCACGCTCAACCTCGGCCCCAAGGTGCCCGCGAGCGACTCCCCCGCCGACGTCGCCGCCGCCCGCTGGGCGGACGGGTGGGACAACCGGCTCTACCTCGACCCGCTGATCCGGGGCGAGTATCCGGCCGACATCGCCGACAAGCTCGCCGAGCTGGGCTGCCCGCTCCCGGTGCGGGACGGCGACCTCGCGGTGATCTCGGAGCCGCTCGACGTGCTCGGCGTCAACTACTACTCCTCGCACATGATCCAGGCCGGGCCGGTGGGGCAGAACGGCTGGCCGTCGCCGGTCGTCGTGCGCCGCGACGTCCCGCGCACCGCGATGGACTGGGAGGTCACCCCCGCCGCGCTCACGGACCTGCTGCTGCGCCTCGAACGGGAGTATCACGGCCCGGCCTGGTACATCACCGAGAACGGCGCGGCGTACGCCGACGTGGCCGACGAGAACGGCTACGTGGACGACGTCGAGCGGGCGGAGTATCTGCGCACGCACATCGACGCGGTGCTGGAGGCCCGGGCGCAGGGCGCCGACGTCCGCGGCTACTTCGCCTGGTCGCTGCTCGACAACTTCGAGTGGTCGTACGGCTATGACCGCAGGTTCGGCATCGTCCGGGTCGACTACGACACACAGAAGCGGACGCCGAAGCGCTCCGCGCGCTACTACGCCGAGCGCGTCGCCGCCGAGAAGGAGAAGGCCGCGAAGGAGAAGGCGGAGAAGGGCCGGGCGTGA